In one window of Synechococcus sp. M16CYN DNA:
- the gyrA gene encoding DNA gyrase subunit A: protein MADSVGPGGGGPGDSDGRIIQTDLRNEMSRSYMEYAMSVIVGRALPDARDGLKPVHRRILYAMYELGLTSDRPYRKCARVVGEVLGKYHPHGDTAVYDALVRMAQDFSMSMPLIDGHGNFGSVDNDPPAAMRYTESRLQALTTDSLLEDIEAETVDYADNFDGSQQEPTVLPARIPQLLLNGSAGIAVGMATNIPPHNLSELIDGLLALISNPEIIDQKLMVLIPGPDFPTGGQILGRTGIRETYLSGRGSVTMRGVAEIEAIETPGRPSRDAVIITALPYQTNKAALIERIAEMVNDKKLEGISDIRDESDRNGMRIVVELRRDAYPQVVLNNLFKLTPLQSNFSAQMLALVNGEPVLLTLRKMLQVFLDFRIETIERRTRHLLRKAEERDQILLGLLLALDQLDPIIALVRAAPDVAMARTQLQNYHGLTAMQADAILQMQLRRLTALEADKVRLEHENLVTRIADYKDILDCRERISKIIQGELNQLRERHGVPRRTEILDLAGGLEDIDLIANERSVVLLTEAGYLKRMPVSEFEATNRGTRGKSGTRGQDEEAVKLFIGCNDHDTLLLFSYRGVAYALPAYRVPQCSRAARGTPVVQLLPIPRQEAITSLLAVSEFNDDADLLMLTQGGFIKRTCLSAFSNIRSNGLIAIGLEDGDALAWVRLSIPGDSVLIGSKTGMTIHFRLVDGELRPLGRTARGVRAMNLRKGDSLVSMDVLPTELADQIAASAEETSGSNEPSDTVAVEGPWVLVASASGLGKRVPVTQFRLQKRAGMGLRAMKFRTDADELVGLRVLGAGEELLLVSEKGVIVRTGSDAIPQQSRAATGVRLQRLDKGDRLSEVVLVPPESESDEAMTRSADFKALANNSPESGED from the coding sequence CCGACGGACGGATTATCCAAACAGATCTACGCAATGAGATGTCGCGCTCCTATATGGAGTACGCGATGAGTGTGATCGTGGGTCGGGCACTGCCCGATGCCCGAGACGGCCTAAAGCCGGTACATCGGCGCATTTTGTATGCAATGTACGAACTGGGTTTAACCAGTGATCGCCCCTATCGTAAATGTGCTCGAGTAGTGGGCGAAGTACTGGGTAAGTACCACCCACATGGTGACACGGCTGTCTACGACGCCCTGGTCCGAATGGCTCAAGACTTCTCGATGTCAATGCCCTTAATTGACGGTCATGGCAACTTTGGCTCGGTGGACAATGATCCGCCGGCAGCCATGCGATACACAGAATCGCGGCTCCAGGCACTGACCACAGACAGCCTACTGGAGGACATTGAAGCTGAAACCGTTGATTATGCCGACAACTTTGATGGTTCTCAACAAGAGCCGACGGTGCTTCCGGCACGGATTCCGCAACTACTACTGAACGGATCTGCGGGCATCGCTGTGGGTATGGCGACCAATATTCCTCCCCACAACCTTAGTGAATTAATCGATGGCCTGCTAGCGCTGATCAGCAACCCGGAAATCATTGATCAGAAGTTAATGGTTCTGATCCCCGGTCCTGACTTCCCAACGGGTGGTCAGATTTTGGGCCGTACCGGAATTCGTGAAACTTATCTAAGTGGCCGCGGTTCTGTAACGATGCGCGGCGTTGCTGAGATTGAGGCTATTGAAACACCAGGACGTCCCAGTCGGGACGCCGTTATCATTACGGCACTACCGTATCAGACCAATAAAGCGGCGTTAATTGAACGAATTGCTGAGATGGTAAATGACAAGAAGCTTGAGGGTATTTCAGATATTCGGGATGAAAGCGACCGCAACGGCATGAGAATTGTCGTGGAATTGCGTCGGGATGCTTACCCGCAGGTGGTACTCAACAATCTGTTCAAGCTTACGCCTTTACAAAGTAATTTCAGTGCCCAAATGTTAGCACTGGTAAATGGTGAACCAGTTTTGCTCACCTTGCGCAAGATGCTTCAGGTTTTCCTCGATTTTCGCATCGAGACAATCGAACGACGCACCCGCCATCTACTGCGTAAAGCGGAGGAACGAGATCAAATTTTGCTAGGTTTATTGTTAGCACTAGATCAACTGGATCCGATAATCGCTTTAGTTCGTGCCGCACCTGATGTGGCGATGGCGCGCACGCAACTACAAAACTATCACGGTCTCACCGCTATGCAGGCTGACGCCATTTTGCAAATGCAGCTCAGGCGTTTAACAGCTCTCGAGGCCGACAAGGTTCGTCTAGAACATGAAAATCTTGTTACTAGGATTGCGGACTACAAAGACATCCTCGACTGTCGGGAGCGGATATCTAAAATCATTCAGGGGGAACTGAACCAACTGCGGGAGCGTCATGGTGTGCCACGCCGTACTGAAATTCTGGATCTGGCGGGTGGTTTAGAGGACATTGATCTGATCGCCAATGAGCGTTCAGTGGTGCTACTTACAGAGGCTGGCTACCTTAAGCGAATGCCAGTGAGTGAATTCGAAGCCACCAACAGAGGAACTCGGGGCAAATCAGGCACTCGCGGTCAAGACGAAGAAGCGGTGAAGCTGTTCATTGGTTGTAACGATCACGATACGTTGTTGTTATTTAGTTATCGAGGCGTGGCATACGCCCTGCCGGCCTACCGGGTGCCGCAGTGCAGCCGTGCAGCTAGGGGTACACCCGTAGTGCAGCTGCTACCAATCCCGAGGCAAGAAGCGATCACCTCGCTCTTGGCTGTATCAGAGTTCAACGATGATGCTGATTTGTTGATGCTTACCCAGGGGGGATTCATCAAACGCACCTGTCTTTCAGCTTTCAGTAACATTCGTTCCAACGGCTTAATCGCCATCGGTTTGGAAGATGGCGATGCACTGGCCTGGGTGCGGCTATCCATTCCGGGAGACAGCGTGTTGATTGGTTCAAAAACCGGAATGACGATTCACTTTCGCCTTGTTGATGGCGAGCTTCGCCCCCTGGGCCGGACGGCCCGTGGTGTGCGGGCGATGAATCTGCGCAAGGGAGACAGTCTGGTGAGTATGGACGTGTTGCCGACAGAACTGGCCGACCAAATTGCAGCTAGTGCCGAGGAGACAAGTGGTAGTAATGAACCGAGCGATACTGTTGCAGTCGAAGGTCCATGGGTGTTAGTAGCATCAGCTTCTGGTCTTGGCAAACGAGTTCCAGTGACTCAATTTCGTTTACAAAAACGAGCGGGTATGGGATTGCGGGCTATGAAATTCCGCACCGATGCCGATGAGTTAGTGGGTTTACGCGTGTTAGGTGCCGGGGAAGAATTGCTTCTAGTGAGCGAAAAGGGCGTGATTGTTCGCACCGGATCTGATGCTATCCCACAGCAATCTCGAGCAGCCACCGGCGTTCGATTACAGCGCTTGGATAAGGGCGATCGCCTATCAGAAGTAGTACTGGTTCCCCCAGAAAGTGAAAGCGACGAGGCAATGACGAGATCTGCCGACTTTAAGGCGCTTGCAAACAATTCACCTGAGTCTGGTGAGGACTGA